TTGAGTTAGCCTCTGCTCTAGGTAaattcaatggtttttttttcttacgatGAGCTTTGTATTCATCGAAAATTGGATTAATCttttagaattttcttttcttgagcAGAATTGAGTCAGTCAAATAACGGGAAGGCTTCTATGTTGTGTGAAACAACTCGATTATTAAAGGATTTGCATACGCAGATTGAATCCCTCAAGAAGGAAAATGTAGCTCTCTTATCTGAATCTCACTATGTAACTGTTGAGAAAAATGAGCTGAGGGAGGAGAGTTCTGCCTTGGAACATCAAATTGGGAAACTGCACAGTGAACTCGAAATGAGAGCGGCTTCAAAATCAAAGCCTGATCTAAACGTGCCTCCTCCTGAATTTCTGCAACCACCACATTTTCCAGTAGACTCTTTCAGGTTGCCTGCTGTAGATGCTGTTGCATTGCAGCAGACATCGACTGTCTTCGTGGTTCCCATCAGTCCTGATCACGTGCAAGGTTTTCCAATGGCTACCTCGAATGTGAGCAAACCACATCCTAGATATCCAACCGCCGCTGATTCTTGGCCGTCTCAACTTCTTAGGGAGCAGCAAATTGGCAGGAAGGAAGTTTAATGGTAGGGATAGCAGTACGTGTAATCCTGGGGAATAAGACCATCCCCAATCTGTAAAAAGGTGCTAAAGTGCAGTAATTTACAGTAGCCTCATTGTTGATGTCCTTTTGGAGAGTTGCCCATGATCTAATGTGTCTGTTTAGTTTTTGCTATTTTATGCTGTGTTCTTTCTTGTCTCCTGGTAGGTGTTGATATTGGCTTGTTGCATTAGATGAATTGGTCACAGATGATATGATCAGCACTTCATCATGCGATGTTAAAAGAAAGCAAGACGTTCGAGTTCACCGgttaaattaaagtttatatagttgttttttttaaggatttatgAGGATTAGTTAAAATTcgcataaattaatttaaatatttatattaataaattttaaaaaaaaaaagaaaaaagaaaaggaaagcatgGCATATCAAATCATTTGAATAATAAGACGACTCTACAGTAATATGTTGGGAGCATGtttatggatttttatttggggAGAATGATTGATGGCGGTGGCATTTGTACATGTTTATGGATCTTCTAGCGATAATTGTTCTTATGCTCTGCCAAATGATATGCCTGGAAGCATAGCTGTGGCTGTTATTTGACACCACCAAATCTGTGATCACTGATCACAGTTgctttttgaaagaaattaggGTTCTAATAACCTCCTCGCTTGGTTATTGCGAATTGATGATGATTGTTAAAGGGAACGAggtttttttaaggtttaattgctGAAATTATTGACAAGCATTCTAGAGAAGCCTTAAATTATTGGCAATAAagcaaaattattgttttattagtatttattaCCCTTCATGAtgtaattgataataataataataaaaaaacatagagggGATAATATTAGAaggaatattttaattattttttttaaaattatttatttgaaaatatattaaaataatatatatttttttaaaaaaattatttttcatactaacatattaaaacaataaaaaaaataaaaaaaataatttaaagcaaacaaaaatttttaaattcttgtCGAGTGGCATTTGGACTGCATTTTAAAACACTATCACAATATTTTATTgtgataacaattatttttcaaagtatttgtttttttaaaataaattaaataatatcttttttaaaaaaatattttttacatctacatatcaaaataaaaaaaaaacattaaaaaaaattaaattaaaataaaaaaaaatcaatttattttttaatgtgtgaaCAAtgctaaaataaactaaaataaattgtcATTTGGAGTTCGTTTGGAAACGTGGACAATCAcgtatttcttaaaaaatcaatttttttactcaaaattaatttgtttttatatattttatattgttttgatgctttgattttaaaaataatttttaaaaataaaaaaacattattattttaatatattttaacatgaaaaatactttaaaagacAACCACAACAGGCCTCCGTCCCCTCTTTGATTTCTCCCTTCTATGGCAACTAAACTTGCTGTGCAAGTAGCCAACTTCAACGAGTCGAGGAGATATCCAAGATGAAGATGTTTAATTTCTTGTGGTGTCCATTTTTATCTTCAATAAAAGCTTTGCCATTTTTCCAGAAACACAACAAGGTACGAAAATTTAAATGGGTTCAATTGTTGTTTTCCTCCACTTTTTTATTCCCTCCTTGTCGTCGAACGTCCAAACGTCAGGCCACTCCTCCGATGAACgattataagaaacaacaatagCTAAAGAATCATTCAAAACTTTAGCAAAAAAGGAACTAGAATCATCTGTgattatagaatttttttttttttctgtcactGATATTGTTTTGAACACTCAAGCATTAAGATCAAATGACAAAACACAGTCAAATTGGTCGTCTAGGGGTGACAAGCCCGAAGGAATGGGGATCCATCGTAAGATGTCAAGTCCGCAGccagccaataaaaaaaaagaaaaaaaaaaaaaagcaacacatCTAATGTCACAGCCCTTGAAATCAATTGGCATGATAGCAAGAATCTGTGCTTAGAGTATGCACCCCACTTTCCGAATTGACTCATCGTGGGtcgataaataaaattatcaaatcttTACTActttaaaatcattatatttGGAATCAAAGCCACATCCAATTGCTGGGGAATCTCCAAGGttgtaaatatattagaatagtGAACAATGATGtttaacaagaaaatataaaacataaaaagttatttaaaaaaaagtctagaatgcatataattttaaattttaaataagcaggttttctatactttttttatttgtaaatattattataaagtgTTATGTAATGTTGTGTCAATTAAAGCTAGTCATTTGTTGCTCGGTAGACTATCAACTTTCACCATTCTTTTAAAGATTCACCTATGACATAATGGTTTAATTTCGGAAGAAAGATCTACTTGTTCTCATTTATCATTATTCATAATGGATTCAAATTTATTAGTGACCATCTCGTTTTAATATAAAGTTTTCCGATATGACATTGTCTTAAAGTAGGTTCGAGattcaattttttaacaaaaatgttaaaaaattaggaCTAaatattttggtctttttttcctttttgctcCCTCTAAAATCAACTTTATCGTCTTTTAATTGATCATGATTACTTGACCTAACCTCAATCATTCTCTTAAATGAACGAATCTCTCGTGCTTCATTCcatgaaaacacattttcaaagaGTGTAACATTTCTTGAtttcataatattattatgatggATATCCTCAACACTTGACTTATGTACAAGAAATTGATATACATTATTATTGTACTCATATCCAATAAATACATAATCTATAGTTTTTGGTCATATCTTGACCTTTTTAGGATCATATATTTCTATATTTGCAAGACACCTCCACACTTTAAAGTATTTATAGgaaggtttttttatctttctacaattcatattgtatttttttctaacttttataAGGTATTTTGTCAAGTATATAATTAGCAGTTAGAATTGTCTCTCCCCACAAGTTCTGAGGTGCTCTTGAACTTATCAATAGGCAttcatcatttcttttaatatttagttttttacatTCCTCAACACCATTTTTTGTGGTGAATAAGGAGTAGTTAATTGTTGGATAATACTATTTTGGGAATATAATTAACCAAATGATGCTTCATATTCTCCACCTTTATCATTTCTTATTGCCTTTACCTTTGTGTTAAGTTGATTTTAAACTTCATTCTTGTAatgtttaaacattttaaaagctTATTCTTTACTTCTAAgcaaataaatataacaataccttgtataattatttataaaaataacataatatttttttcacctctagtttgcataaattttaaatcaataatatttgagTGAACTAAGTCAAGAGGTTcactaatttctttaattatttgaaaaaaacattttatgaaTTCTAATTCTACATAAATTTCacattcatgatttatttctaTAGAATTTTAATTCATATGACCTAATCTATCATGCCACATATCACAAGACTCAAGTAAATAAGAAGAAGGGGcaatcttattattattgttattattggttataatgatcattttaattattttacacttggtctatttatcattaatttt
This region of Populus alba chromosome 3, ASM523922v2, whole genome shotgun sequence genomic DNA includes:
- the LOC118062884 gene encoding transcription factor bHLH47, with the protein product MSMGSELNETVEDVTENRCFPAGESKGKVPKRIHKSEREKLKREQLNELFLELASALELSQSNNGKASMLCETTRLLKDLHTQIESLKKENVALLSESHYVTVEKNELREESSALEHQIGKLHSELEMRAASKSKPDLNVPPPEFLQPPHFPVDSFRLPAVDAVALQQTSTVFVVPISPDHVQGFPMATSNVSKPHPRYPTAADSWPSQLLREQQIGRKEV